In Hwangdonia lutea, a single window of DNA contains:
- a CDS encoding dipeptide epimerase — MKLILRPFELKLKHTFTISRESHNTQSTLIVELKDGDISGYGEGTSNPYYGITVQKMTDDILGIKHLIEADSDKTPEAFWDTIYPHLKHNMFALCALDIAYNDLYARKKGKKLYELWNYTTDKNPLTDYTIGIDTIDKMVAKMKELPWPIYKIKLGTEEDIAIVEALRQHTDAVFRIDANCGWTADETIKNAVALKALGVEFLEQPLKADDWDAHREVFKKSVLPIVADESCQIEADIDKCHNHFHGVNVKLVKCGGLTPARRMLTKARQLGMKTMVGCMTESSVGISAIAHLLPLLDYVDMDGPLLLAEDIANGVTIKNGVVEYSHLNGTGVSLI; from the coding sequence ATGAAGCTCATATTAAGACCATTCGAATTAAAATTAAAGCACACGTTTACCATTTCTAGAGAATCTCACAACACACAATCCACGTTAATTGTCGAGCTTAAAGATGGCGACATTTCGGGTTATGGTGAGGGAACCTCAAACCCGTATTATGGCATTACAGTACAAAAAATGACTGATGATATATTAGGGATTAAACATTTAATTGAAGCGGATAGCGATAAAACGCCAGAAGCATTTTGGGACACCATTTATCCGCATTTAAAACACAACATGTTTGCTTTGTGTGCCTTAGATATAGCCTATAACGATTTGTACGCACGGAAAAAAGGCAAAAAGCTTTATGAACTTTGGAACTATACTACTGATAAAAACCCCTTAACAGATTACACCATTGGCATCGATACGATTGATAAAATGGTGGCTAAAATGAAGGAATTGCCCTGGCCCATTTACAAAATAAAACTGGGCACTGAGGAAGATATTGCCATTGTAGAAGCTTTGCGACAACACACCGATGCTGTTTTTAGAATTGATGCCAATTGCGGATGGACGGCCGATGAAACCATAAAAAACGCTGTGGCTTTAAAGGCTCTTGGTGTCGAATTTTTAGAGCAGCCATTAAAGGCCGATGATTGGGATGCCCATAGAGAAGTATTCAAAAAATCGGTGCTGCCCATTGTTGCCGACGAAAGTTGCCAGATTGAAGCTGATATCGATAAATGCCACAATCATTTTCACGGGGTTAATGTAAAACTTGTAAAATGTGGCGGATTAACTCCGGCAAGACGCATGCTTACCAAAGCTCGCCAATTGGGTATGAAAACCATGGTGGGCTGCATGACGGAATCTTCAGTTGGCATTTCGGCCATAGCACATTTATTGCCCTTATTGGATTATGTTGATATGGATGGTCCCTTGTTGTTGGCCGAAGATATTGCCAACGGTGTTACGATTAAAAACGGCGTTGTAGAATATAGCCATTTAAACGGAACGGGAGTTTCCTTAATTTAA
- a CDS encoding carboxymuconolactone decarboxylase family protein, with amino-acid sequence MPLVTPLSADHDLETKKLAEFFNETLGFCPNSVLTMQRRPAISKAFINLNKAVMANEGRVTSALKRMIAWVSSNATGCRYCQAHAIRAAERYGAEQEQLDNIWEYRTHPAFNEAERAALDFSLAASQVPNDVDETIKKRLYEYWDEGEIIEMLGVISLFGYLNRWNDSMGTSIENGAVESGNQYLGKHGWDKGKHV; translated from the coding sequence ATGCCATTAGTTACACCATTATCTGCGGACCACGATTTAGAGACAAAAAAGCTTGCCGAATTTTTTAATGAAACCCTGGGGTTTTGTCCAAATTCGGTATTAACCATGCAACGCAGACCCGCCATTAGTAAAGCTTTTATTAATTTAAATAAAGCTGTTATGGCCAATGAAGGCAGAGTCACTTCGGCATTAAAGCGCATGATAGCTTGGGTTTCCAGCAACGCAACAGGTTGCAGATATTGTCAAGCGCACGCCATTAGAGCTGCCGAACGTTACGGTGCAGAGCAAGAGCAATTGGACAACATTTGGGAATACCGCACGCATCCTGCTTTTAATGAAGCAGAACGTGCTGCATTGGATTTCAGTTTGGCGGCATCACAAGTACCAAACGACGTAGATGAAACCATAAAAAAACGTTTATACGAATATTGGGATGAAGGAGAGATTATTGAAATGCTTGGTGTTATTTCGCTCTTTGGTTATTTGAATAGATGGAACGATAGCATGGGAACCTCTATTGAAAATGGTGCTGTTGAAAGCGGCAATCAATATTTAGGAAAACATGGTTGGGATAAAGGAAAACATGTTTAG
- a CDS encoding 3-oxoacyl-ACP synthase produces the protein MNIKEELYNQCVEFVDNRFQTIQKTINEIQESLHSETKSSAGDKHETGRAMLQLEREKAGNQLAEIVKVKEALSKIDPSKPSTTVGLGSVVYTSGANYYMAVSAGRLKAENHLFYAISPNTPIGQLLMGKTVGDTIVFRGLEFNITSLV, from the coding sequence TTGAATATAAAAGAAGAACTATATAATCAATGTGTTGAGTTTGTTGACAATCGTTTTCAAACCATTCAAAAAACCATAAACGAAATACAAGAATCCTTACACTCTGAAACCAAAAGCAGCGCGGGCGACAAGCACGAAACAGGACGCGCCATGTTACAGTTAGAGCGCGAAAAAGCGGGAAACCAACTCGCTGAAATTGTAAAAGTAAAAGAAGCGCTTTCTAAAATCGACCCTTCAAAACCTTCAACAACGGTTGGTTTGGGCAGCGTCGTTTATACGTCGGGTGCTAACTATTATATGGCTGTAAGCGCGGGACGGTTGAAAGCAGAAAACCATTTGTTTTATGCTATTTCTCCAAACACACCTATTGGGCAATTGCTAATGGGAAAAACCGTTGGAGACACTATAGTTTTTAGAGGATTAGAATTTAACATCACCTCTTTGGTTTGA
- a CDS encoding NAD(P)/FAD-dependent oxidoreductase: protein MNLSYWEIKSWLTHVDFTIVGSGIVGLNCALQLKQRFPKAHILILEKGVLPQGASTKNAGFACFGSLSEILDDLKTHTEEAVVNIVEKRVNGLKLLRHTLGDTNIDYKQLGGFELFTETNSTLFENCLSNKAHINKLLKPVFKKEVFSLKGNSFNFKNIKSQYVFNAFEGQIDTGKMMDSLMHLVLKSGIKILNNITVEAFSEDASSVKIKTNLFEFSSSKLLIATNGFASQLINEAVKPARAQVLITKPIKDLHIKGTFHLDKGYYYFRNIDNRILLGGGRNLDFKAEETTELKQTELVQNKLETLLKTTILPEIPFEIDHRWSGIMGVGSRLQSGQKKAIVKQLGSNVFCGVRLGGMGVAIGSIIGKELADLI from the coding sequence TTGAACTTATCCTATTGGGAAATTAAATCGTGGCTTACCCATGTAGATTTTACTATTGTGGGTAGCGGCATAGTGGGTTTAAATTGTGCGCTACAACTAAAACAGCGTTTCCCAAAAGCCCATATTCTCATTTTAGAAAAAGGTGTTTTGCCACAAGGTGCGAGCACAAAAAATGCTGGATTTGCGTGCTTTGGAAGTTTAAGTGAAATTCTAGACGACTTAAAAACACATACCGAAGAGGCTGTTGTTAACATAGTAGAAAAACGCGTTAACGGCTTAAAACTTCTACGCCACACTTTAGGTGATACAAATATTGATTATAAACAATTAGGCGGTTTTGAGTTGTTCACTGAAACAAATTCTACGCTATTTGAAAACTGTCTTTCAAATAAAGCACATATCAATAAACTATTGAAACCGGTTTTTAAAAAAGAAGTCTTTAGTTTAAAAGGCAATAGTTTCAACTTTAAGAATATAAAAAGCCAGTATGTTTTTAATGCGTTTGAAGGACAAATTGACACCGGAAAAATGATGGATTCATTAATGCATTTGGTATTGAAAAGCGGTATAAAAATATTAAATAATATAACGGTTGAAGCTTTTTCAGAAGATGCAAGCTCAGTAAAAATAAAAACCAATTTGTTCGAATTTTCGAGCTCGAAATTGCTTATCGCAACCAATGGTTTTGCATCGCAGTTAATTAACGAAGCGGTAAAGCCGGCACGCGCCCAAGTATTAATAACAAAGCCCATTAAAGACCTGCATATAAAAGGCACGTTTCATTTAGATAAAGGGTATTATTATTTCAGAAATATTGACAACAGGATTTTACTTGGCGGTGGACGAAACCTTGATTTTAAAGCCGAGGAAACCACCGAATTAAAACAAACCGAGCTTGTACAAAACAAACTTGAAACCTTACTTAAAACCACAATTTTGCCAGAAATCCCTTTTGAAATCGACCATCGTTGGAGTGGTATTATGGGTGTTGGTTCCCGGTTGCAATCGGGACAAAAAAAGGCTATTGTTAAACAGCTTGGTAGCAACGTATTTTGTGGTGTAAGACTTGGTGGTATGGGTGTTGCCATTGGTAGTATAATCGGGAAAGAATTAGCAGATTTAATTTAA
- a CDS encoding sulfatase family protein, whose protein sequence is MKQVYGKIFSLIFLMAFVGCKKANNKNLIESTTQTLPNIVVIYADDLGFGDVSSYGSTALKTPNFDRIANEGIRFTNGYATSPTCTPSRYSLLSGTYPFRTKRAQVLPGNAPLLFELGKQTLPSMLQQAGYKTGVIGKWHLGLGDANMDWNKKIAPGPLEIGFDYAYIMASTNDRVPSVYVENHKVVGLTAEDPIYVSYQKNFEGEPTGRDNPEMLKVHPSHGHDMSIHNGISRIGYMKGGKSALFIDEDMNDDFLKESIKYINKNKNHPFFLFYALHQPHVPRVPHPRFVGASGLGPRGDVIVEADWAVGQFLDELDTLGLSENTIVIFSSDNGPVLDDGYKDDAVEKNGKHTPTGGLRGGKYSLFDAGTHVPFIIRWKGTIKPGVSDALVSQMDFTASFAALTGQDNTTPDSQNILDAFLGKSDKGRQGLILGQNNIMAYRQGDWVLIPPHKGRKMTNKWVNIETGRDSIYQLYNLKDDQAQQHNLAETHPEKLEALKQALELEKK, encoded by the coding sequence ATGAAACAGGTATACGGCAAAATTTTCAGCCTCATTTTTCTTATGGCTTTTGTTGGCTGTAAAAAGGCTAACAATAAAAACTTAATTGAATCCACAACGCAAACGCTACCCAATATCGTTGTTATTTATGCAGACGATTTGGGCTTTGGCGATGTTAGTTCCTATGGCTCCACAGCATTGAAAACCCCCAATTTTGACCGTATCGCGAATGAAGGCATTCGGTTTACAAACGGATACGCCACATCGCCAACCTGCACCCCGAGCCGTTACTCATTATTGTCGGGCACCTATCCGTTTAGAACGAAAAGAGCGCAAGTTTTGCCCGGAAATGCGCCCTTGCTTTTCGAGCTAGGGAAACAAACCTTACCATCAATGTTGCAACAAGCGGGCTATAAAACAGGCGTTATTGGCAAGTGGCATTTGGGATTGGGCGACGCCAATATGGATTGGAATAAAAAAATCGCACCCGGTCCGTTGGAAATTGGTTTTGATTACGCTTATATCATGGCCTCTACAAACGATAGAGTACCTAGTGTTTACGTAGAAAACCACAAAGTTGTTGGCTTAACGGCCGAAGACCCAATTTATGTAAGTTATCAAAAGAATTTTGAAGGAGAACCTACCGGAAGAGACAATCCAGAAATGTTAAAAGTACATCCAAGTCACGGACACGATATGAGCATTCACAATGGCATATCAAGAATTGGATATATGAAAGGCGGAAAATCAGCTTTGTTTATAGATGAAGATATGAACGATGATTTTTTAAAGGAATCCATTAAATATATCAATAAAAACAAAAACCATCCATTTTTCTTATTTTATGCCTTGCACCAACCGCATGTTCCAAGGGTGCCACACCCTCGTTTTGTTGGCGCTTCAGGACTAGGTCCGAGGGGCGATGTTATTGTTGAGGCAGATTGGGCCGTTGGTCAATTTTTAGATGAACTCGATACCTTAGGGCTTTCAGAAAATACCATTGTTATATTTTCAAGCGATAATGGCCCCGTTTTAGATGATGGCTATAAAGATGATGCTGTGGAAAAAAACGGAAAACATACGCCAACAGGCGGACTCAGAGGTGGAAAATACAGCCTTTTTGATGCCGGAACCCACGTGCCATTTATAATTAGATGGAAGGGCACTATAAAACCAGGCGTATCCGATGCGTTGGTTTCGCAGATGGATTTCACCGCATCGTTTGCTGCTTTAACGGGACAAGATAATACCACACCAGACAGTCAAAACATTTTAGATGCTTTTTTAGGAAAATCCGATAAAGGGCGGCAAGGGCTTATTCTGGGACAGAACAACATTATGGCTTACCGACAAGGCGATTGGGTTTTAATTCCGCCACATAAAGGTCGTAAAATGACGAATAAATGGGTGAATATAGAAACAGGTAGAGACAGCATTTATCAGCTTTATAACCTTAAAGATGACCAGGCGCAACAGCATAATTTAGCAGAAACCCATCCCGAAAAATTAGAGGCTTTAAAACAAGCTTTAGAACTAGAAAAGAAATAA
- the accC gene encoding acetyl-CoA carboxylase biotin carboxylase subunit: MFKKILIANRGEIALRVIRTCKEMGIKTVAVYSTADAESLHVKFADEAVCIGPPASSESYLKVSNIIAAAEITNADAIHPGYGFLSENAKFSKICEEHDIKFIGASPEMIDKMGDKANAKATMIAAGVPCVPGSEGVIEDFEECKKLAKETGYPVMLKASAGGGGKGMRAVWKPEDLKDAWDSARQESKAAFGNDDMYMEKLIEEPRHIEIQIVGDSTGRACHLSERDCSIQRRHQKLTEEVPSPFMTKALRKKMGDAAVKAAEYIKYEGAGTVEFLVDKHRNFYFMEMNTRIQVEHPITEQVIDFDLIREQILVAAKVPISGKNYIPKLHSIECRINAEDPFNDFRPSPGKITTLHAPGGHGVRLDTHVYAGYSIPPNYDSMIAKLITTAQTREEAINKMKRALDEFVIEGIKTTIPFHRQLMDHPDYLAGNYTTKFMEDFVIEKTIEE, from the coding sequence ATGTTTAAAAAAATATTGATAGCCAATCGAGGGGAAATAGCATTACGTGTTATTAGAACCTGTAAAGAAATGGGCATTAAAACCGTAGCGGTTTATTCTACGGCTGATGCTGAGAGCTTACATGTAAAGTTTGCTGATGAAGCCGTTTGTATTGGCCCGCCAGCAAGTAGCGAGTCTTATTTAAAAGTCTCTAATATTATCGCTGCAGCAGAAATTACCAATGCCGATGCCATTCATCCCGGATATGGGTTTTTGTCAGAAAACGCTAAGTTTTCAAAAATATGCGAAGAGCACGATATTAAATTTATAGGCGCTTCACCCGAAATGATAGACAAGATGGGAGACAAGGCCAACGCTAAAGCAACCATGATTGCAGCTGGGGTGCCATGTGTACCAGGAAGTGAAGGAGTGATTGAGGATTTTGAAGAGTGTAAAAAATTAGCCAAGGAAACGGGCTACCCGGTGATGTTAAAGGCTTCTGCAGGTGGTGGCGGTAAAGGGATGCGTGCCGTTTGGAAACCCGAGGATCTTAAAGATGCATGGGACTCCGCTCGACAGGAATCTAAAGCTGCCTTTGGCAACGATGATATGTACATGGAAAAACTTATTGAAGAGCCAAGGCATATTGAAATCCAAATTGTAGGCGACTCCACAGGAAGAGCTTGTCATTTGTCAGAAAGAGATTGCTCTATCCAACGTCGTCATCAAAAATTAACCGAGGAAGTTCCTTCGCCATTTATGACGAAAGCACTTCGTAAAAAAATGGGAGATGCGGCGGTAAAAGCAGCAGAATATATTAAGTATGAAGGCGCTGGAACGGTAGAGTTTTTGGTGGATAAACACCGAAATTTCTACTTTATGGAAATGAATACACGTATTCAGGTAGAGCATCCTATTACGGAACAGGTAATAGATTTCGATTTAATTCGCGAGCAAATCCTTGTGGCCGCAAAGGTGCCAATTTCTGGAAAAAATTACATTCCAAAATTACATTCCATTGAATGTAGAATAAATGCAGAAGATCCGTTTAACGACTTCCGTCCATCACCAGGGAAAATCACGACATTACACGCTCCAGGGGGGCATGGTGTACGTCTAGACACCCATGTTTATGCAGGGTATTCCATTCCGCCAAACTACGATTCTATGATTGCAAAGTTAATTACCACGGCGCAAACCAGAGAAGAAGCCATTAATAAAATGAAACGTGCTTTAGATGAATTTGTTATTGAGGGCATTAAAACAACCATTCCTTTTCATAGACAATTAATGGATCATCCAGATTACTTAGCAGGAAATTATACCACTAAATTTATGGAAGATTTTGTAATAGAAAAGACCATAGAAGAATAA
- the accB gene encoding acetyl-CoA carboxylase biotin carboxyl carrier protein — translation MDIKEIQNLIKFVAKSGANEVKLEMDDVKITIKTGSDSDTTIVHQVPAAPQIPQVPQQVAQPAAVEPSAPAKESAVATEDSKYITIKSPIIGTFYRKPSPDKPLFVEVGQTIAEGDVLCIIEAMKLFNEIESEVSGKIVKILVDDSSPVEFDQPLFLVDPS, via the coding sequence ATGGATATTAAAGAGATTCAAAACTTAATTAAGTTTGTTGCCAAATCTGGAGCAAACGAGGTTAAATTGGAGATGGATGATGTTAAAATTACCATCAAAACAGGGTCTGATTCAGACACTACAATAGTGCATCAAGTCCCTGCTGCTCCTCAAATTCCTCAAGTACCACAGCAAGTAGCCCAACCAGCTGCCGTAGAACCTTCAGCGCCAGCTAAAGAATCTGCAGTTGCAACTGAAGATTCAAAATATATCACCATCAAATCACCAATAATAGGAACGTTTTATAGAAAACCGTCACCAGATAAACCATTATTTGTTGAAGTAGGGCAAACCATTGCAGAAGGTGATGTACTTTGTATTATCGAAGCCATGAAACTATTCAACGAAATAGAATCTGAAGTTTCTGGAAAGATAGTTAAGATATTAGTCGACGACTCTTCGCCAGTAGAGTTCGATCAGCCATTGTTTTTAGTTGATCCATCTTAA
- a CDS encoding beta-ketoacyl-ACP synthase III yields the protein MSKTSAAITAVGAYVPEYVLTNQILETMVDTNDEWITTRTGIKERRILKGEGKGTSFLAINAAKNLIDKKGIDPKDIELIIVATATPDMKAASTAAFTASEIGAVNAFSFDLDAACSSFLFGMSVAAKYIESGSYKNVLLIGADKMSSMINYKDRATCIIFGDGAGAVLFEPTQEDVGLKDEYLRSDGTGREFLQATYGGSSYPITPEAIERGAHCAFQEGRTVFKNAVFNMADATVKILERNNLTKNNVDWLVAHQANKRIIDATANRIELEEEKVMMNIHKYGNTTSATLPLLLNDYESQLKKGDNLIFAAFGGGFNWGSIYLKWAYNS from the coding sequence ATGAGTAAAACCTCGGCGGCGATTACAGCTGTAGGCGCGTATGTGCCAGAATATGTATTAACCAATCAAATTCTTGAAACGATGGTTGATACAAACGACGAATGGATAACCACCAGAACGGGGATAAAAGAACGTCGTATTCTTAAAGGTGAAGGCAAAGGCACCTCTTTTTTAGCTATCAATGCGGCTAAAAATCTTATTGATAAAAAAGGCATCGATCCTAAAGATATCGAACTTATTATAGTTGCCACCGCAACACCAGACATGAAAGCAGCATCAACCGCAGCGTTTACAGCCTCAGAAATAGGAGCCGTTAACGCTTTTTCTTTTGATTTGGATGCGGCTTGCTCTAGTTTTCTTTTCGGTATGTCGGTTGCTGCCAAATATATAGAATCAGGAAGTTATAAAAACGTTTTATTGATAGGTGCCGATAAAATGTCTTCGATGATTAATTATAAAGACAGAGCCACCTGTATTATTTTTGGAGACGGCGCGGGTGCCGTTTTATTCGAACCTACTCAAGAGGATGTTGGGTTAAAAGATGAATACCTAAGAAGCGATGGTACCGGTAGAGAATTTTTACAAGCCACCTACGGCGGTTCGTCTTATCCAATAACCCCAGAAGCCATTGAAAGAGGAGCACATTGCGCATTTCAAGAGGGCAGAACCGTATTTAAAAATGCAGTATTTAATATGGCTGATGCTACCGTAAAAATTTTAGAACGAAATAACTTAACCAAAAACAACGTTGATTGGTTAGTAGCGCACCAAGCTAACAAGCGCATTATTGACGCTACCGCCAACCGAATAGAATTGGAAGAAGAAAAGGTAATGATGAACATACATAAGTATGGCAACACCACATCGGCTACCTTACCCTTACTTTTAAACGATTACGAATCGCAATTAAAAAAAGGGGATAACTTAATATTTGCCGCTTTTGGAGGCGGATTCAATTGGGGCTCTATTTATTTAAAATGGGCCTATAACTCATAA
- the rpmF gene encoding 50S ribosomal protein L32, with amino-acid sequence MAHPKRKISRTRRDKRRTHYKATAPQIATCPTTGEPHLYHRAHWHEGKLYYRGQVLIDNSEEVENVA; translated from the coding sequence ATGGCACATCCTAAAAGAAAAATCTCGAGAACTAGAAGAGATAAAAGAAGAACACATTACAAAGCAACTGCGCCACAGATTGCTACTTGCCCAACAACCGGTGAGCCTCACTTATATCACAGAGCGCATTGGCACGAAGGAAAATTATACTACAGAGGTCAAGTTTTAATTGATAACTCAGAAGAAGTAGAAAACGTAGCATAA
- a CDS encoding YceD family protein, whose protein sequence is MKPLKEFTIPFVGLKIGKHHFDFEIEQKFFEHFEYEEFNSVNVQVDVVFEKKTTLLELHYKASGFVNINCDLTNEPYNQTIENEFDLVVKFGDEFNDENIDILIVPHGTFEINIQQYIYELIVLAVPIKRVHPGIENGTLHSDILEKLDELSPKLKENKETNEDIDPRWNTLKKLLTDK, encoded by the coding sequence ATGAAGCCGTTGAAAGAGTTTACAATTCCTTTTGTAGGGTTAAAGATAGGGAAACATCATTTTGATTTTGAAATTGAACAAAAGTTCTTTGAGCATTTTGAGTATGAAGAGTTTAATAGTGTAAACGTTCAAGTTGATGTTGTATTTGAGAAGAAAACAACATTGCTGGAATTACACTATAAAGCTTCAGGTTTTGTTAATATTAATTGCGATTTAACCAACGAGCCCTATAATCAGACCATTGAAAATGAATTTGATTTGGTGGTTAAGTTTGGAGATGAGTTTAACGATGAAAACATCGATATCCTCATCGTTCCACACGGAACTTTCGAGATTAATATCCAACAATATATTTACGAATTAATTGTACTTGCAGTACCAATTAAACGCGTACACCCTGGAATAGAAAACGGTACATTGCATTCTGATATACTTGAAAAACTGGACGAGTTAAGTCCAAAGCTAAAAGAAAATAAAGAAACTAACGAGGATATTGACCCTCGATGGAATACATTAAAGAAACTATTAACGGATAAATAA
- the pdxA gene encoding 4-hydroxythreonine-4-phosphate dehydrogenase PdxA, with protein MKNAENIIVGISIGDLNGIGGEIVLKTFEDNRFLDFCTPVIFASTKTMGFLKTHFKSGIYFNNINNLEQLAIGKVNVFNCWNEPVKIEFGKEDPKIGEYAIKSLQAATKALKNNAIDVLVTAPINKHNIQSETFNFPGHTDYLARELEGESLMFMVNDTLRVGLLTDHVPVKDIVNHISEELIIKKINTVYKSLKKDFRIRRPKIAVLGINPHTGDNGVIGNEDDAVLRPTLKKLIEDGKLVYGPYAADSFFGSNNYKNFDAIIASYHDQGLIPFKTLSFGQGVNYTAGLSKVRTSPDHGTAYEIAGQGKADENSFKEAIFTAIKIFRNRLEYKHITSNRLKKAPKKI; from the coding sequence ATGAAGAACGCAGAAAATATAATTGTAGGGATATCTATAGGTGACTTAAATGGCATTGGTGGCGAAATTGTTTTAAAAACATTTGAAGATAATAGGTTTTTGGATTTTTGCACGCCCGTAATTTTTGCTTCAACAAAAACCATGGGCTTTTTAAAAACACATTTTAAATCGGGCATATATTTTAATAATATTAATAATTTAGAACAGTTAGCCATTGGAAAAGTAAACGTGTTTAATTGTTGGAACGAACCTGTAAAAATTGAGTTTGGAAAAGAAGACCCTAAAATTGGGGAATATGCCATAAAATCGCTTCAGGCGGCAACTAAAGCACTAAAAAACAATGCCATTGATGTTTTGGTAACTGCGCCAATAAACAAACACAATATACAATCTGAAACCTTTAATTTTCCTGGGCATACCGATTATTTGGCACGAGAACTAGAAGGCGAAAGCCTCATGTTTATGGTAAACGATACCTTAAGGGTAGGCTTGTTAACCGATCATGTTCCTGTAAAGGATATTGTAAATCATATTTCTGAAGAGCTTATCATAAAAAAAATAAATACCGTTTATAAATCGCTTAAAAAAGATTTTAGAATACGAAGACCAAAAATTGCCGTTTTGGGCATAAACCCGCATACGGGAGATAATGGCGTTATTGGCAATGAAGATGATGCTGTTTTAAGACCAACACTAAAAAAACTAATCGAGGATGGCAAATTGGTTTACGGGCCATATGCTGCCGATAGTTTTTTTGGCTCCAACAATTATAAAAATTTCGATGCTATTATTGCCAGTTATCACGACCAAGGTTTAATTCCTTTTAAAACCCTGTCTTTTGGCCAAGGGGTCAATTATACGGCGGGTTTAAGCAAGGTTAGAACCTCGCCAGACCACGGAACAGCCTACGAAATTGCAGGACAGGGTAAGGCCGACGAAAACTCTTTTAAAGAAGCCATTTTTACGGCGATAAAGATTTTTAGAAACAGATTGGAGTACAAACACATTACTTCAAATCGCTTAAAAAAAGCACCAAAAAAGATATAA
- a CDS encoding riboflavin synthase: MFTGIIEDVGVVTHLKKELNNLHITIHSAITSELKIDQSVAHNGVCLTVVEINDEAYTVTAIKETLAKTNLETLEVNDKINLERAMKLGDRLDGHIVQGHVDQTAVCTNIKEENGSWVFTFNYDASLNNITIEKGSITINGTSLTVVNSKKDSFSVAIIPYTYKHTNFNTLKVGSVVNLEFDVLGKYVTKLLELNLIK, encoded by the coding sequence ATGTTTACAGGAATTATTGAAGATGTTGGTGTTGTTACGCATTTGAAAAAAGAGTTGAATAATCTTCATATCACAATACATAGCGCGATAACATCTGAGTTAAAAATAGACCAAAGCGTTGCGCATAATGGTGTTTGCTTAACGGTAGTTGAAATTAATGATGAGGCTTACACCGTTACCGCGATTAAAGAAACTTTGGCCAAAACCAATTTGGAAACCTTAGAGGTTAACGATAAGATAAACCTTGAACGCGCCATGAAACTTGGCGACAGACTTGATGGGCATATTGTACAGGGCCATGTAGACCAAACAGCGGTTTGCACCAATATTAAAGAAGAAAACGGAAGCTGGGTGTTCACCTTTAATTATGATGCTTCGCTAAATAATATCACTATTGAAAAGGGTTCGATAACCATTAATGGTACGAGCTTAACCGTGGTTAACTCTAAAAAAGACAGCTTTAGTGTGGCCATTATTCCTTACACTTATAAGCACACTAATTTTAATACCTTAAAAGTTGGGAGTGTTGTAAATTTAGAATTTGATGTTTTAGGAAAATACGTTACAAAGCTCTTAGAACTGAACTTGATAAAATAA
- a CDS encoding PID-CTERM protein-sorting domain-containing protein yields the protein MTIQNKRIFASILFVLISLVCVAQGSEPPPPGPPPPPGTPIDGGLLAGAFFALFYGVKKLLKKS from the coding sequence ATGACAATACAAAATAAAAGAATATTTGCCTCAATCTTATTTGTATTAATAAGCTTAGTGTGTGTTGCCCAAGGCAGTGAACCACCACCACCCGGACCACCACCACCACCTGGAACCCCAATTGATGGAGGTTTACTTGCAGGTGCGTTTTTTGCGTTATTTTACGGTGTTAAAAAACTACTTAAAAAAAGCTAG